Proteins encoded together in one Streptomyces sp. TLI_171 window:
- a CDS encoding Uma2 family endonuclease produces the protein MAVMTTEHPQMELEQFREIAIAAERQDVVLEFINGRIGVKPVPDGDHGEIIRWVSKRCMQYRPDLWLYAEQGLKVERYRAGHAKPDGALARDGAFAGQGEWADPAQVLMVVEVTSYDTDTHQRDRVEKPVAYAEAEIPVYLLIDRDAGSVTVHSEPGDGRYESIVTLAYGHEVVLPGPVGITLDTEELKRYSR, from the coding sequence ATGGCTGTCATGACGACTGAGCACCCGCAGATGGAACTCGAGCAGTTCAGAGAGATCGCCATAGCCGCGGAGCGGCAGGACGTGGTGCTCGAGTTCATCAACGGCAGGATCGGAGTCAAGCCGGTGCCCGACGGCGACCACGGAGAGATCATTCGCTGGGTCTCGAAGCGCTGCATGCAGTACCGCCCGGACCTGTGGCTGTACGCGGAGCAGGGCTTGAAGGTGGAGCGCTACCGGGCCGGTCACGCGAAGCCCGATGGCGCGCTCGCCCGAGACGGGGCCTTCGCCGGTCAGGGCGAGTGGGCCGACCCGGCGCAGGTGCTGATGGTGGTCGAGGTGACGTCCTACGACACCGACACCCACCAGCGGGACCGGGTCGAGAAGCCGGTGGCGTACGCCGAAGCCGAGATCCCGGTGTACCTGTTGATCGACCGTGACGCCGGTTCGGTGACCGTGCACAGCGAGCCCGGCGACGGCCGGTACGAGAGCATCGTGACGCTGGCCTACGGCCACGAGGTCGTGCTGCCCGGCCCGGTGGGCATCACGCTGGACACCGAAGAGTTGAAGCGCTACTCGCGTTGA
- a CDS encoding GNAT family N-acetyltransferase has translation MTSYWTGERVRLRAVEPDDGPLLARLSAQEERLGDALNPPRSAEGWQSVAREGATADPTGDTYQLVVESLEEKVAVGSIGVHRADSRSGWFEYGLTIAEEHRRRGYATEAARLVLRHQFEERRHHKATARVFAHNEASLQLQRRLGFTEEGRLRRHLFVAGRHVDVALFAFFAEDFFAKYGGPTRP, from the coding sequence ATGACTAGCTACTGGACGGGTGAACGGGTCCGCCTGCGGGCGGTGGAGCCGGACGACGGGCCGCTGCTCGCGCGGCTCTCGGCGCAGGAGGAACGTCTCGGGGACGCGCTCAACCCGCCGCGCTCCGCCGAGGGCTGGCAGAGCGTCGCCCGGGAGGGCGCCACCGCCGACCCGACCGGCGACACCTACCAACTGGTCGTCGAATCCCTGGAGGAGAAGGTCGCGGTCGGTTCGATCGGCGTCCACCGGGCCGACTCGCGCAGCGGCTGGTTCGAGTACGGCCTCACCATCGCCGAGGAGCACCGCCGCCGCGGCTACGCCACCGAGGCCGCCCGCCTGGTGCTGCGCCACCAGTTCGAGGAACGGCGTCACCACAAGGCCACCGCGCGGGTCTTCGCCCACAACGAGGCCTCGCTGCAGCTCCAGCGCCGGCTCGGCTTCACCGAGGAGGGCCGCCTCCGCCGCCACCTGTTCGTGGCGGGCCGGCACGTCGACGTGGCGCTGTTCGCGTTCTTCGCGGAGGACTTCTTCGCCAAGTACGGCGGCCCGACCCGGCCCTGA
- a CDS encoding MFS transporter, translating to MSDTLQPDPRRWKALVFIALAQLMVVLDATVVNIALPSAQTDLGFADSSRQWVITAYALAFGGLLLFGGRIADLWGRRRTFMVGLIGFAAASAIGGAAVNTGMLLGARALQGVFGALLAPAALSLLAVMFTDGKERAKAFGIYGAVAGGGGAIGLILGGVLTEYLNWRWTFYVNIPFAVIAILGAVLVIREPAVGLNRNKLDIPGVVLVTAGLVSLVYGFTRAESNGWSDGTTIGLFVAAAVLLAAFVFVESRVKAPLLPLRVVTDRNRGGVYLSLGMAVIGMFGLFLFLTFYMQGVLGYKPVVNGLAFLPMVAGMITGSTQIGARLMTRVPARYLMAPGFLVASLGLLILTQIDVGTSYWQILPGLVLMGLGMGTAFMPAMSLATYGVQPRDAGVASAMVNTSQQVGGAIGTALLSTVANSAAVAYGKAHGAAAGANPELFKLQAAVHSYTTAIWWAFGILVLAGVTAFALINAGKPEHHAADATAEDAVPVMAH from the coding sequence ATGTCTGACACCCTCCAGCCGGACCCGCGCCGGTGGAAGGCGCTGGTCTTCATCGCGCTGGCGCAACTCATGGTCGTGCTCGACGCGACCGTCGTGAACATCGCGCTCCCGAGCGCCCAGACCGACCTCGGCTTCGCCGACAGCAGCCGCCAGTGGGTCATCACCGCGTACGCGCTGGCCTTCGGCGGACTCCTGCTGTTCGGCGGCCGCATCGCGGACCTGTGGGGCCGTCGCCGGACCTTCATGGTCGGCCTGATCGGCTTCGCCGCGGCCTCCGCGATCGGCGGCGCCGCCGTCAACACCGGCATGCTGCTCGGCGCCCGCGCCCTGCAGGGCGTGTTCGGCGCGCTGCTCGCGCCCGCCGCGCTGTCGCTGCTCGCGGTGATGTTCACCGACGGCAAGGAGCGCGCCAAGGCGTTCGGCATCTACGGCGCCGTCGCCGGCGGTGGCGGTGCGATCGGCCTGATCCTGGGCGGCGTCCTCACCGAGTACCTGAACTGGCGCTGGACCTTCTACGTCAACATCCCGTTCGCGGTGATCGCCATCCTCGGCGCCGTCCTGGTCATCCGCGAGCCCGCCGTCGGCCTCAACCGCAACAAGCTCGACATCCCCGGCGTGGTGCTGGTCACCGCCGGCCTGGTCTCCCTGGTGTACGGCTTCACCCGCGCCGAGAGCAACGGCTGGAGCGACGGCACCACCATCGGCCTGTTCGTCGCCGCCGCGGTGCTGCTCGCCGCGTTCGTGTTCGTCGAGAGCCGGGTCAAGGCCCCGCTGCTGCCGCTGCGCGTGGTCACCGACCGCAACCGCGGCGGTGTCTACCTCTCGCTCGGCATGGCCGTGATCGGCATGTTCGGCCTGTTCCTGTTCCTGACCTTCTACATGCAGGGCGTGCTGGGCTACAAGCCGGTCGTCAACGGCCTGGCCTTCCTCCCGATGGTGGCCGGCATGATCACCGGCTCCACCCAGATCGGCGCCCGCCTGATGACCCGGGTCCCGGCCCGGTACCTGATGGCGCCCGGCTTCCTGGTCGCCTCGCTCGGCCTGCTGATCCTCACCCAGATCGACGTCGGCACCTCGTACTGGCAGATCCTGCCGGGCCTGGTCCTGATGGGCCTCGGCATGGGCACCGCCTTCATGCCCGCCATGAGCCTGGCCACCTACGGCGTGCAGCCGCGGGACGCCGGCGTCGCCTCCGCGATGGTCAACACCTCGCAGCAGGTCGGCGGCGCGATCGGCACCGCCCTGCTGAGCACCGTCGCGAACAGCGCCGCGGTCGCGTACGGCAAGGCCCACGGCGCCGCCGCGGGCGCCAACCCGGAGCTGTTCAAGCTCCAGGCCGCCGTGCACTCCTACACCACCGCGATCTGGTGGGCCTTCGGCATCCTGGTCCTGGCCGGCGTCACCGCCTTCGCCCTGATCAACGCCGGCAAGCCCGAGCACCACGCCGCGGACGCCACCGCCGAGGACGCCGTCCCCGTCATGGCGCACTGA
- a CDS encoding glutamine synthetase family protein encodes MSTAKPRTERAAEARVIATRIEAEGVDGVIVGWVDNAGVTRVKTVPVRALEAAAQWGVGAAPCFDAFLVDDSLAPGGSPVGDLRLVPDLAGLHRLAAQPGWAWAPGDRYTQHGEPHSGCQRQFARRTAEALAERGLAVLAGIEVEWIVDGGESGPAYGMRRLIGHSDYLRDLLRALREQQLTVLQLHPEYTEGQFELSVAPAGPVAAADAALLVRQTVQAVSLRHGLHASFAPVTEPGGVGNGGHLHLSLWRDGHNLGHGGSGPHGLTREAEAFLAGVLAELPALLALGAPSVASYLRLVPGRWSGPHRCWGLENREAALRLITGSVPEQANAEIKCFDAAANPYLAIGGVLAAGLAGLGRALHLPAETTGDPDGAAERLPDSLDRAVDALRKSEVLRDAMGEQLWRSVIDVREAEIARFADRTPEQIVEAVRYRY; translated from the coding sequence ATGAGCACCGCCAAGCCCCGCACCGAACGCGCCGCCGAGGCCCGGGTGATCGCCACCCGGATCGAGGCCGAGGGCGTCGACGGCGTGATCGTCGGCTGGGTCGACAACGCCGGCGTCACCCGGGTCAAGACCGTACCCGTCCGCGCCCTGGAGGCCGCCGCGCAGTGGGGCGTCGGCGCCGCCCCCTGCTTCGACGCCTTCCTGGTGGACGACTCGCTCGCCCCCGGCGGCAGCCCGGTCGGCGACCTGCGCCTGGTCCCCGACCTGGCCGGGCTGCACCGCCTGGCCGCCCAGCCCGGCTGGGCCTGGGCCCCCGGCGACCGGTACACCCAGCACGGCGAGCCGCACTCCGGCTGCCAGCGGCAGTTCGCCCGCCGCACCGCCGAGGCGCTCGCCGAACGCGGGCTGGCCGTGCTGGCCGGCATCGAGGTGGAGTGGATCGTCGACGGCGGCGAGTCGGGCCCCGCGTACGGCATGCGCCGGCTGATCGGCCACAGCGACTACCTGCGCGACCTGCTGCGGGCCCTGCGCGAGCAGCAGCTGACAGTGCTCCAACTGCACCCGGAGTACACCGAGGGCCAGTTCGAGCTGTCGGTCGCGCCCGCCGGGCCGGTGGCGGCCGCCGACGCGGCGCTGCTGGTCCGGCAGACCGTCCAGGCGGTCTCGCTGCGGCACGGGCTGCACGCCAGCTTCGCGCCCGTCACCGAGCCCGGCGGCGTCGGCAACGGCGGCCACCTGCACCTCAGCCTGTGGCGGGACGGTCACAACCTCGGGCACGGCGGCAGCGGCCCGCACGGCCTGACCCGGGAGGCCGAGGCGTTCCTGGCCGGGGTGCTCGCGGAGCTTCCCGCCCTGCTGGCGCTCGGCGCGCCGTCCGTCGCCAGCTACCTGCGGCTGGTCCCCGGCCGCTGGTCCGGGCCGCACCGCTGCTGGGGCCTGGAGAACCGGGAGGCCGCGCTGCGGCTGATCACCGGATCCGTGCCCGAGCAGGCCAACGCCGAGATCAAGTGCTTCGACGCCGCCGCCAACCCGTACCTGGCGATCGGCGGCGTGCTCGCCGCCGGCCTGGCGGGCCTCGGCCGGGCGCTCCACCTGCCCGCCGAGACCACCGGAGACCCCGACGGAGCCGCCGAACGCCTGCCCGACTCGCTCGACCGGGCGGTGGACGCACTGCGCAAGTCCGAGGTGCTGCGCGACGCGATGGGCGAGCAGCTGTGGCGGTCGGTGATCGACGTCCGGGAGGCGGAGATCGCCCGGTTCGCCGACCGCACCCCGGAGCAGATCGTGGAGGCGGTCCGGTACCGGTACTGA
- the ccrA gene encoding crotonyl-CoA carboxylase/reductase — MQEILDAILSGDATSADYAAIALPESYRAVTLHKDEEQMFAGLASRDKDPRKSLHLDDVPLPELGPGEALVAVMASSVNYNTVWSSIFEPVSTFGFLERYGRLSPLTNRHDLPYHVLGSDLAGVVLRTGAGVNAWKPGDEVVAHCLSVELESPDGHNDTMMDPEQRIWGFETNFGGLAQIALVKTNQLLPKPKHLTWEEAASPGLVNSTAYRQLVSRNGAGMKQGDNVLIWGASGGLGSYATQYALAGGATPICVVSSPQKADICRAMGAEAIIDRSAEGYRFWKDENNQDPREWKRLGSKIREFTGGEDVDIVFEHPGRETFGASVYVTRKGGTIVTCASTSGYMHQYDNRYLWMSLKRIVGSHFANYREAFEANRLVAKGKIHPTLSKVYSLEETGQAALDVHHNKHQGKVGVLCLAPQEGLGVRNHELREQHLTKINAFRDI; from the coding sequence ATGCAGGAAATTCTCGACGCGATCCTCAGCGGTGACGCCACGTCCGCGGACTACGCCGCCATCGCGCTGCCCGAGTCCTACCGGGCCGTGACGCTCCACAAGGACGAGGAGCAGATGTTCGCCGGCCTCGCCAGCCGCGACAAGGACCCGCGCAAGTCGCTCCACCTGGACGACGTGCCGCTGCCCGAGCTCGGCCCGGGCGAGGCCCTGGTCGCCGTGATGGCCAGCTCGGTCAACTACAACACCGTGTGGAGCTCGATCTTCGAGCCGGTCTCCACCTTCGGCTTCCTGGAGCGCTACGGGCGCCTCTCGCCGCTGACGAACCGTCACGACCTGCCGTACCACGTGCTCGGCTCCGACCTGGCGGGCGTGGTGCTGCGCACCGGCGCCGGCGTCAACGCCTGGAAGCCGGGCGACGAGGTCGTCGCGCACTGCCTGTCGGTCGAGCTGGAGTCCCCGGACGGCCACAACGACACGATGATGGACCCGGAGCAGCGCATCTGGGGCTTCGAGACCAACTTCGGCGGCCTGGCCCAGATCGCCCTGGTGAAGACCAACCAGCTGCTCCCCAAGCCCAAGCACCTCACCTGGGAGGAGGCCGCCTCCCCGGGCCTGGTCAACTCCACCGCCTACCGCCAGCTGGTCTCCCGCAACGGCGCCGGCATGAAGCAGGGCGACAACGTGCTGATCTGGGGCGCCAGCGGCGGCCTCGGCTCGTACGCCACCCAGTACGCGCTGGCCGGCGGCGCCACCCCGATCTGCGTGGTCTCCAGCCCGCAGAAGGCCGACATCTGCCGCGCCATGGGCGCCGAGGCGATCATCGACCGCTCCGCCGAGGGCTACCGGTTCTGGAAGGACGAGAACAACCAGGACCCGCGCGAGTGGAAGCGCCTGGGGTCGAAGATCCGCGAGTTCACCGGCGGCGAGGACGTCGACATCGTCTTCGAGCACCCGGGCCGCGAGACCTTCGGCGCGTCGGTCTACGTCACCCGCAAGGGCGGCACCATCGTCACCTGCGCCTCCACCTCCGGCTACATGCACCAGTACGACAACCGCTACCTGTGGATGTCGCTGAAGCGCATCGTCGGCTCGCACTTCGCCAACTACCGCGAGGCCTTCGAGGCCAACCGGCTGGTCGCCAAGGGCAAGATCCACCCGACCCTGTCGAAGGTCTACTCCCTGGAGGAGACCGGCCAGGCCGCCCTCGACGTGCACCACAACAAGCACCAGGGCAAGGTCGGCGTGCTCTGCCTCGCCCCCCAGGAAGGCCTGGGCGTGCGCAACCACGAGCTCCGCGAGCAGCACCTCACCAAGATCAACGCCTTCCGGGACATCTGA
- a CDS encoding 3-hydroxyacyl-CoA dehydrogenase family protein, translated as MERPFPTVAVVGLGTMGAGVAVAVARSGRRVIGVEAGPTQAVRALARIEAATARAVERERLTAEERAALLALIEVGADLTAAAQADLVIEEVPEDLELKRALFAELDRICPPETVLATGTTALSVTRIAAATARPERVLGVHFFNPVHTMKLVEVVRTVLTSPQAADQVAELARDLGKEPVAAGDRAGFIANGLLFAYLNQAAAMFESRYATREDIDAAMRLGCGLPMGPLALLDLIGVDTARTVLEAMYEQSRDRLHAPAPILGQLVAAGLLGRKSGRGFYTYEAPGSSKVVAEEAAAAQTRAAGREVRSVGVCGSGTMATGIVEVFAKAGFPVLLAARSQEKAERAKAQLAKSLERSVAKGRLTEQARDAALALVTPTGSYQDLADVDLVMEAVAEDLAVKRELFGALDKFVKPGAVLATTTSSLPVISCATATSRPQDVIGMHFFNPAPAMKLVEVVSTVLTAEDVTATVLELCGTVKKHAVECGDRAGFIVNALLFPYLNDAVRMLQEHYATVDDIDTAMKLGCGYPMGPFELLDVVGLDVSLTIEQVLHQEFREPGLAAAPLLEHLVAAGCLGRKTGRGFRDHARR; from the coding sequence ATGGAGCGTCCCTTCCCCACTGTTGCCGTGGTCGGCCTGGGCACCATGGGTGCCGGGGTGGCCGTGGCGGTTGCGCGCAGCGGCCGGCGGGTGATCGGCGTGGAGGCCGGCCCGACCCAGGCGGTGCGGGCGCTGGCCCGGATCGAGGCGGCCACCGCGCGGGCGGTGGAGCGCGAGCGGCTCACCGCCGAGGAGCGCGCCGCGCTGCTGGCGCTGATCGAGGTCGGCGCCGACCTGACGGCGGCGGCGCAGGCGGACCTGGTGATCGAGGAGGTCCCGGAGGACCTGGAGCTGAAGCGCGCCCTGTTCGCCGAACTGGACCGGATCTGCCCGCCGGAGACGGTGCTGGCGACCGGTACCACCGCGCTGAGCGTGACCCGGATCGCGGCGGCCACCGCCCGGCCGGAGCGCGTGCTGGGCGTGCACTTCTTCAACCCGGTGCACACCATGAAGCTGGTCGAGGTGGTCCGCACCGTGCTGACCTCCCCTCAGGCGGCCGATCAGGTCGCCGAGTTGGCCCGCGACCTGGGCAAGGAGCCGGTGGCGGCGGGCGACCGGGCCGGCTTCATCGCCAACGGCCTGCTGTTCGCGTACCTGAACCAGGCGGCGGCGATGTTCGAGTCCCGGTACGCCACCCGGGAGGACATCGACGCGGCGATGCGGCTGGGGTGCGGGCTGCCGATGGGCCCGCTGGCCCTGCTGGACCTGATCGGCGTGGACACCGCCCGCACCGTGCTGGAGGCCATGTACGAGCAGTCCAGGGACCGGCTGCACGCCCCGGCGCCGATCCTCGGCCAGCTGGTCGCGGCGGGGCTGCTGGGCCGCAAGTCGGGCCGCGGCTTCTACACCTACGAGGCCCCGGGCTCGTCCAAGGTGGTCGCCGAGGAGGCCGCGGCGGCGCAGACGCGGGCGGCGGGCCGCGAGGTGCGCAGCGTCGGCGTGTGCGGCAGCGGGACGATGGCGACCGGCATCGTGGAGGTGTTCGCGAAGGCGGGCTTCCCGGTGCTGCTGGCGGCCCGCAGCCAGGAGAAGGCGGAGAGGGCGAAGGCGCAGCTGGCGAAGTCGCTGGAGCGTTCGGTGGCCAAGGGCCGGCTCACCGAGCAGGCCCGGGACGCGGCGCTGGCACTGGTCACCCCGACCGGCTCGTACCAGGACCTGGCGGACGTCGACCTGGTGATGGAGGCGGTCGCGGAGGACCTGGCGGTCAAGCGCGAGCTGTTCGGCGCCCTGGACAAGTTCGTCAAGCCGGGCGCGGTGCTGGCCACCACCACCTCCTCGCTGCCGGTGATCTCCTGCGCGACGGCGACCTCCCGCCCGCAGGACGTGATCGGGATGCACTTCTTCAACCCGGCGCCGGCCATGAAGCTGGTCGAGGTGGTCTCCACGGTGCTGACCGCGGAGGACGTCACGGCGACCGTGCTGGAGCTGTGCGGCACGGTGAAGAAGCACGCCGTGGAGTGCGGCGACCGGGCCGGGTTCATCGTGAACGCGCTGCTCTTCCCGTACCTGAACGACGCGGTGCGGATGCTGCAGGAGCACTACGCGACGGTGGACGACATCGACACCGCGATGAAGCTGGGCTGCGGCTACCCGATGGGCCCGTTCGAGCTGCTGGACGTGGTGGGCCTGGACGTGTCGCTGACCATCGAGCAGGTGCTGCACCAGGAGTTCCGCGAGCCGGGCCTGGCGGCGGCGCCGCTGCTGGAGCACCTGGTCGCGGCGGGCTGCCTGGGCCGCAAGACCGGCCGCGGTTTCCGCGACCACGCACGGCGATGA
- a CDS encoding TetR/AcrR family transcriptional regulator, giving the protein MTTVAAAPRQRADATRNRARIVAAAREAFVEYGAMAPLDEIARRAGVGNATLYRNFADRRTLIHQVSLAVMERIVAHAHAAAAEEPDSFAAFSRFVLAAADERIGALCPLLSDSVDPNDPELVEARAEMKQVTEDLITRAQRDGLLRADVGAGDVVVAMAQLTRPLPGFGCLDLDPHVRRHLQLLLDGLRTHSAPSALPGRAVTLEDLKHRA; this is encoded by the coding sequence ATGACCACTGTCGCCGCAGCTCCCCGCCAGCGCGCGGACGCGACCCGCAACCGGGCGCGCATCGTGGCCGCGGCCCGGGAGGCGTTCGTCGAGTACGGGGCGATGGCCCCGCTGGACGAGATCGCCCGCCGGGCCGGAGTCGGCAACGCCACGCTGTACCGCAACTTCGCCGACCGCCGGACGCTGATCCACCAGGTCTCGCTCGCCGTGATGGAGCGGATCGTCGCCCACGCGCACGCGGCCGCCGCCGAGGAGCCCGACTCCTTCGCGGCCTTCAGCCGCTTCGTGCTCGCCGCGGCCGACGAACGGATCGGCGCGCTCTGTCCCCTGCTGTCCGACTCGGTCGACCCCAACGACCCCGAACTCGTCGAAGCGCGCGCCGAGATGAAGCAGGTCACCGAGGACCTGATCACCCGCGCGCAGCGCGACGGGCTGCTCCGCGCCGACGTCGGCGCCGGCGACGTGGTGGTCGCCATGGCCCAGCTCACCCGACCGCTCCCCGGCTTCGGCTGCCTCGACCTGGACCCGCACGTCCGGCGTCACCTGCAGCTCCTGCTGGACGGCCTGCGGACGCACTCCGCCCCGTCCGCGCTGCCCGGCCGTGCCGTGACCCTGGAGGACCTGAAGCACCGCGCCTGA
- a CDS encoding TetR family transcriptional regulator, whose translation MDRQTSPSQQQPPAAGPDQTRSGVESGAGSRRAAAQRLQMRQDLTAAAMELFATQGYEETTVDQIAAAAGVARRTFFRYFRSKEEAIFPDHDDTLVRVADLLASAEPEEHPLDVVCRGIKEVLRMYASTPDMSVARYQLIRQVPALREREIAVVSRYERLFTRYLLGRFDAAEQTPPGWQRGGDDDSMLAEVSAAAVVAAHNHVLRRWLRAGSHGDVEAQLDHSFEVIRGTFWPTPPSGARRRGTTLAPGANGDGASPEEPSAVSALSASPGGEVLITVARTDAPLETVVDSIRAALAGRTPA comes from the coding sequence ATGGATCGCCAGACCTCGCCCTCCCAGCAGCAGCCGCCGGCCGCCGGGCCGGACCAGACGCGGTCGGGGGTGGAGTCCGGAGCGGGCAGCCGCCGGGCCGCCGCCCAGCGGCTGCAGATGCGCCAGGACCTCACCGCGGCGGCCATGGAGCTGTTCGCCACCCAGGGGTACGAGGAGACGACGGTCGATCAGATCGCGGCCGCCGCCGGCGTCGCCCGGCGCACCTTCTTCCGGTACTTCCGGTCCAAGGAGGAGGCGATCTTCCCGGACCACGACGACACCCTGGTGCGGGTGGCCGACCTGCTGGCGAGCGCCGAGCCGGAGGAGCACCCGCTGGACGTGGTGTGCCGGGGCATCAAGGAGGTGCTGCGGATGTACGCCTCCACCCCGGACATGTCGGTGGCCCGCTACCAGCTGATCCGGCAGGTGCCGGCGCTGCGCGAGCGCGAGATCGCCGTGGTCTCCCGCTACGAGCGGCTGTTCACCCGCTACCTGCTGGGCCGGTTCGACGCGGCCGAGCAGACCCCGCCGGGCTGGCAGCGCGGCGGGGACGACGACTCGATGCTGGCCGAGGTCTCGGCGGCGGCGGTGGTCGCGGCGCACAACCACGTGCTGCGGCGCTGGCTGCGGGCCGGGAGCCACGGCGACGTGGAGGCGCAGCTGGACCACTCCTTCGAGGTGATCAGGGGGACGTTCTGGCCGACCCCGCCGAGCGGCGCCCGCCGCCGCGGAACCACGCTGGCACCCGGTGCCAATGGTGACGGAGCGTCGCCGGAGGAGCCGAGTGCAGTGAGCGCACTGAGTGCCAGCCCGGGCGGTGAGGTACTGATCACAGTCGCCCGGACGGACGCACCGCTGGAGACCGTGGTGGATTCGATCAGAGCCGCGCTGGCCGGTAGAACTCCCGCATAA